From the Deltaproteobacteria bacterium genome, the window CACCAGGTTGTTCGTCGCGTGCGCCAGGCAGAGCCCGAGCGTCACCAGCGCGAAGAGCAGGGCGTCGAACTTCCCCGCCTTGGCTGCGAGCAGCCCGGCGAAGGCCGCGGAGGTGAAGGTCATGATGATCACCGCGGAGCGGGTCGCGATCAGCCAGCGCGAGACGATGTCGAGACCGTCCCAGTCCTGCTTGCTGATGCGCGGCATGACCGTGAGCGCCTTGCCCCACATTTCGACGTTCGGCATCGGATCTCCTCGCTTTCACCGCGCAGTGTAACTCCGCAGCCGCTCCTCGAGCTCGTTCCACTTCCGGTAGGCGGCTTCGATCTCGGCCTCGAGGGCCGAGAGGCGGGCGTGGACGCGCGCCTGCTCGGCCGCTTCGGCCCGGTAGAACTCGGGCGTGCAGATGCGCTGGCCGAGCTCGGCCTGCTCGCGTTCGAGTGACTCGATCCGCGCGGGCAGCTGATCGAGCTCGCGCGCGTCGTTGAAGCCGAGCTTGGCGGGCTTCGCCTTGGGGGCTTGCACGGGCTTCGCGGCGGCAGCGGGCCGGGAGGCGGCCGGGACCTGTACCGCGCGCTGGCGCAGCCAGTCGCTGTAGCCGCCCGCGTACTCCTGCACGCGGCCCGCGCCCTCGAAGACCAGCGTCGACGTGACCACGTTGTCGAGGAACGCGCGGTCGTGCGAGACGAGCAGGAGCGTGCCGCCGTAGTCGACCAGCAGCTCCTCGAGCAGCTCCAGCGTCTCGATGTCGAGGTCGTTGGTCGGCTCGTCCAGCACCAGCAGGTTGGCGGGCTGCGCGAAGAGCCGCGCGAGCAGCAGCCGGTTGCGCTCGCCGCCGGAGAGCGCCTTCACCGGCACGCGCGCGCGATCGGGGCTGAACAGGAAGTCCTGCAGGTAGCCGATCACGTGCCGGCGCTGGCCGTTCACGTCCACGTACTCGCGGCCCTCGGCGATGTTCTCGAGCACGGTCTTCTCGAGCTCGAGCACCGCGCGCAGCTGGTCGTAGTAGGCGATCTCGAGCTTCGTGCCGAGGCGGACCCGGCCCGAAGAGGGCGCGAGCTGCCCGAGCAGGATGCGCAGCAGCGTGGTCTTGCCTGCGCCGTTGGGCCCGACCAGCCCGATCCGATCGCCGCGCATGATGCGCAGCGAGAAGTCGCGCACGATCGGCGCTGCGCCGAAGTCGAAGCTCACGTGCTCGGCGCTGGCGACCAGCTTTCCCGAGGTCGGGCCGTCGTCGAGCGAGAGGCGCGCCTTGCCCTCGAGCTCGCGCCTGCGCGCGCGCTCCTCGCGAAGCGCCACCAGCGCGCGAACGCGGCCCTCGTTTCGCGTGCGGCGCGCCTTGATGCCCTGGCGGATCCAGACCTCCTCCTGCGCGAGCTTCTTGTCGAAGAGCGCGGCGTGGCGCGCCTCCTCCTCGAGCGCGGCGGCCTTCCGGGTCAGGAACTCGGGGTAGCTGCACGGCCACGACGTGAGCGCGCCGCGGTCGAGCTCGACGATCCGGGTCGCGAGCCGCGCAAGAAGCGCGCGGTCGTGGGTCACGAAGAGCACGCCGCCGCGGAACTCGAGCAGCCGGTCCTCCAGCCACTGGATCACCTCGATGTCGAGGTGATTGGTCGGCTCGTCGAGCAACAGCAGATCCGGCTCGCGCACCAGCGCCTGCGCCAGAGCCACGCGCCGGCGCCAGCCGCCCGAGAGCTCGCCGATGCGCGCGTCGGCGGGAAGCTCGAGCCGGGCCAGGATCTGGTCGACGCGCTGGCCCAGGCTCCAGCCGTCGCGGACCTCGATCTCGTGCTGCAGGGTCTCCA encodes:
- a CDS encoding ATP-binding cassette domain-containing protein, with translation MPLLSLEDVSIAYGRQALLEHASLQVDAGERVCLIGRNGAGKSTLLKIVAGEVVPDAGSVWRAPALSIATLSQELPLDGAQTVFDAVAAGLSEIGQLLAEFHRVAHDVERDPALFARMETLQHEIEVRDGWSLGQRVDQILARLELPADARIGELSGGWRRRVALAQALVREPDLLLLDEPTNHLDIEVIQWLEDRLLEFRGGVLFVTHDRALLARLATRIVELDRGALTSWPCSYPEFLTRKAAALEEEARHAALFDKKLAQEEVWIRQGIKARRTRNEGRVRALVALREERARRRELEGKARLSLDDGPTSGKLVASAEHVSFDFGAAPIVRDFSLRIMRGDRIGLVGPNGAGKTTLLRILLGQLAPSSGRVRLGTKLEIAYYDQLRAVLELEKTVLENIAEGREYVDVNGQRRHVIGYLQDFLFSPDRARVPVKALSGGERNRLLLARLFAQPANLLVLDEPTNDLDIETLELLEELLVDYGGTLLLVSHDRAFLDNVVTSTLVFEGAGRVQEYAGGYSDWLRQRAVQVPAASRPAAAAKPVQAPKAKPAKLGFNDARELDQLPARIESLEREQAELGQRICTPEFYRAEAAEQARVHARLSALEAEIEAAYRKWNELEERLRSYTAR